In Tepidanaerobacter syntrophicus, the following are encoded in one genomic region:
- a CDS encoding SDR family NAD(P)-dependent oxidoreductase, with the protein MYNMKGKVALVTGAARGIGKACALRLAKEGVDVAVLDICSKIKENPQWVPPKLEDLKEVEGEIKKLGCKSLAITADVRNTNQTFNAVERVVKEFSRLDILVNCAGVGFLNFLDDVDEIADWDTTMDVDLKGTFFMCKAAAPIMRQQKYGKIVNIASIAGVTGSETLFPYSAAKAGVINATQGLARALGPYGINVNAVNPGLVWTPMWQVTDKWLAEHIPPFKDELYVPKKVYDASVMASTALKRPTTTEHIANVVAFLASDEASEITGQNINVDGGIEYH; encoded by the coding sequence ATGTATAATATGAAAGGTAAAGTAGCATTAGTCACAGGGGCTGCTCGAGGTATAGGAAAAGCGTGCGCTCTACGACTTGCAAAAGAAGGGGTAGATGTTGCCGTATTAGATATTTGTTCAAAAATTAAGGAAAATCCTCAATGGGTGCCACCTAAACTTGAAGATCTTAAAGAAGTTGAGGGAGAAATAAAAAAATTAGGATGCAAATCTCTTGCGATTACTGCAGATGTAAGGAATACCAATCAAACTTTTAATGCTGTTGAACGAGTGGTTAAAGAATTTAGTAGATTAGATATTTTGGTAAATTGTGCCGGAGTTGGATTTCTCAATTTTTTAGATGATGTTGATGAAATTGCAGATTGGGACACCACTATGGATGTAGATTTAAAAGGAACATTTTTTATGTGTAAAGCGGCTGCACCGATAATGAGACAACAAAAATATGGCAAAATCGTAAATATCGCTTCTATTGCAGGTGTAACAGGTTCAGAAACCCTATTTCCATATTCAGCTGCAAAAGCAGGGGTAATTAATGCAACTCAAGGTCTTGCGAGAGCACTTGGACCTTATGGAATAAATGTAAATGCGGTTAATCCCGGACTTGTCTGGACGCCAATGTGGCAAGTGACTGATAAATGGCTAGCAGAGCATATACCGCCATTCAAAGATGAACTATATGTACCTAAGAAAGTATACGATGCTTCTGTTATGGCGTCAACGGCCCTTAAAAGGCCTACCACTACTGAACATATAGCAAATGTCGTGGCCTTCTTAGCTTCTGATGAAGCTAGTGAAATAACTGGCCAGAATATCAATGTTGATGGTGGAATTGAATACCACTAA